A single Eremothecium sinecaudum strain ATCC 58844 chromosome VIII, complete sequence DNA region contains:
- the HHO1 gene encoding histone H1 (Syntenic homolog of Ashbya gossypii ACR095W; Syntenic homolog of Saccharomyces cerevisiae YPL127C (HHO1); 1-intron in Ashbya gossypii) has protein sequence MPPKKGRTSASTQGTKKSIRKKATGSPLPKYKDLIVEAVLSLGERGGSSRQAIKKYIKDKYPVGTNFDGQFNLAVKRGLDAGELSQPKGPAGSIKLLKRASESVRKPISEKKVTKKKVATVKKISGKKVATVKKMSGKKVATSKAVAKKPAATKKAVTKKTTVISKKAAAGKRGSLIKTRRAAKRAVKST, from the exons ATGCCTCCAAAAAAAGGTAGAACTTCAGCTAGTACACAAGGTACTAAAAAATCTATTAGAAAGAAAGCAACAGGGTCACCGCTTCCTAAGTATAAAG ATTTGATTGTTGAAGCTGTATTAAGTCTAGGTGAACGTGGTGGTTCTTCACGGCAAGCTATTAAAAAGTACATTAAGGATAAATATCCTGTTGGTACTAATTTTGATGGTCAGTTCAATTTAGCTGTTAAGCGTGGATTGGATGCCGGTGAGTTGTCACAACCAAAGGGCCCCGCGGGGTCTATTAAGCTGTTAAAACGGGCAAGCGAGTCTGTACGCAAGCCTATCTCAGAAAAGAAAGTTACTAAAAAGAAGGTTGCTACAGTGAAAAAGATTAGTGGCAAGAAGGTTGCAACGGTCAAGAAGATGAGCGGGAAAAAAGTTGCAACGAGTAAAGCGGTAGCTAAGAAACCTGCTGCTACTAAGAAAGCTGTAACAAAGAAGACAACGGTTATCTCTAAAAAGGCCGCTGCTGGTAAAAGAGGATCGCTTATTAAGACGCGTAGGGCGGCAAAGAGAGCTGTGAAGAGCACCTAG
- the MGM1 gene encoding dynamin-related GTPase MGM1 (Syntenic homolog of Ashbya gossypii ACR164C; Syntenic homolog of Saccharomyces cerevisiae YOR211C (MGM1)) produces MRQGVKLLQFSQSKGLSYRLLVHNVLRHSSTVGRNQRLIQVGNYLQQGASIRPPSMLLIGRRNVSFIPKLIGRAVKLPAYIGGGAAAFGSYMAYRVDQAGSYTLDKLNQLMTFGGNIRGRLEDFLGVNGDSSGGGENSNSTGDTVAAATLLASLSDDEKATESGDSEDEDDEELDGKEEDHTGDEILNLTKQMIEIRAILSKIDSSTAGITLPSIVVVGSQSSGKSSVLESIVGREFLPKGNNMVTRRPIELTLVNTPGNDETTADFPVQRIYNIKDFRQVKKMLMELNMAVSSQEAVSEEPIQLTIKSSKIPDLSLVDLPGYIQVEAADQPMELKNKIRKLCDRYLAEPNIILAISAADVDLANSSALRASRLADPQGSRTIGVVTKVDLVDPIKAREILTNKKYPLKMGYVGVVTKTPPSAVSGIFSKNNIISKNSTEVVHKETVQFEREYFRTHKKDFEGCQTTTRRLREKLIKILEVSMSNALEPTSRVIQQELDDTSYLFKVEFNDRQLTPKSYLLSNIDVFKLAIKEFQEKFQRTELKSILKADLDQKVLDLLASRYWKDDNLKELSKSLDNESSALYWHKKLELASSSLTKIGVGRLSTTLVTNAILKELENILDATQLKNHNLITELVRNTAVNVLNAKYYSTADQVENCIKPYKYEIDLEDRDWSIAREHSVSLMKEELRQCDERFNMIKNTVGTRKLQQVMQYLKTDPSRKESLGFSTMMLERGTEALFLQERSSLLGFRLKLLKNQCNSTAQKDKCPEVFLNAVSDKLTSTAVLFLNVELLSDFFYNFPIELDRKLGELNNEQIEMFAKEDPRIARHIELQKRKELLELALEKIDSILVFRKSYKGLTAT; encoded by the coding sequence ATGCGGCAAGGTGTGAAGCTGTTACAGTTTTCACAAAGTAAAGGTCTCAGTTATAGATTACTAGTTCATAATGTTCTTCGGCACTCTTCGACAGTAGGACGCAATCAAAGGCTAATACAAGTGGGAAATTACTTGCAACAAGGAGCGAGTATTAGGCCTCCAAGTATGCTGTTGATTGGCAGACGGAATGTGTCGTTTATTCCTAAGCTGATTGGAAGAGCAGTTAAACTGCCTGCATACATAGGGGGCGGGGCTGCGGCTTTCGGTAGCTACATGGCATATAGGGTTGACCAGGCGGGAAGTTATACATTGGATAAACTAAACCAGCTGATGACATTTGGGGGGAACATTCGTGGACGACTAGAAGACTTTTTAGGTGTGAATGGCGATAGTAGCGGAGGGGGCGAAAATAGCAATAGTACTGGCGATACTGTTGCTGCTGCGACGTTGCTTGCATCGCTGTCTGATGATGAGAAAGCAACTGAAAGTGGCGATTCGGAGGATGAAGACGATGAAGAGCTGGATGgcaaagaagaagatcACACTGGCGATGAGATTCTGAACTTAACAAAACAGATGATTGAAATCAGGGCTATTCTGAGCAAAATCGATTCTTCCACGGCTGGGATTACGCTGCCATCTATTGTGGTCGTGGGTTCACAGTCTAGCGGTAAGTCTTCTGTGTTGGAGTCTATTGTTGGAAGAGAGTTCTTGCCAAAGGGTAATAACATGGTGACCAGGAGGCCGATAGAGCTTACACTTGTGAACACTCCAGGTAACGATGAAACAACTGCTGACTTCCCTGTGCAGCGCATCTATAATATCAAGGATTTTAGACAAGTCAAGAAGATGCTGATGGAGTTAAACATGGCGGTTTCTTCTCAGGAGGCGGTGTCAGAGGAGCCTATCCAGCTGACTATTAAATCGTCCAAAATACCTGACTTATCTCTTGTGGATCTTCCTGGTTACATCCAAGTCGAAGCAGCTGACCAACCCATGGAGCTGAAAAACAAGATTCGTAAACTTTGTGACCGTTATCTAGCAGAACCAAATATTATTTTGGCGATCTCTGCCGCTGACGTGGATCTTGCAAACAGTTCTGCACTTAGAGCAAGCAGACTGGCAGACCCCCAAGGTTCAAGAACCATTGGAGTGGTTACAAAGGTGGATCTAGTTGACCCCATCAAGGCACGTGAGATTCTAACGAACAAGAAGTATCCGTTGAAGATGGGATATGTTGGTGTTGTTACCAAAACGCCACCTAGTGCCGTTAGTGGTATATTCAGTAAGAACAACATTATTTCCAAAAACTCAACTGAAGTTGTGCACAAGGAAACGGTACAATTTGAAAGAGAGTACTTCCGGACTCACAAGAAGGACTTTGAGGGATGCCAGACTACGACCAGAAGGTTAAGGGAAAAgttaataaaaattttagAAGTTTCTATGAGCAATGCCTTGGAACCAACTTCTCGTGTAATCCAACAAGAACTAGACGATACATCATACCTCTTCAAAGTTGAATTTAACGATCGTCAGTTGACCCCGAAGTCGTACCTGTTAAGCAATATTGATGTTTTCAAGTTGGCTATTAAAGAGTTCCAAGAAAAATTTCAAAGGACTGAATTAAAATCCATCCTAAAAGCAGACCTAGATCAGAAGGTTTTGGATCTATTGGCATCGCGGTATTGGAAGGACGATAACTTGAAGGAATTGTCGAAGTCTTTAGACAACGAAAGTTCTGCCCTTTATTGGCATAAGAAGCTCGAATTGGCCTCTTCAAGCCTTACAAAGATTGGTGTTGGTAGATTGTCGACAACATTGGTAACGAACGCTATTTTAAAGGAACTAGAAAATATATTGGACGCCACCCAACTGAAAAACCATAATTTGATCACAGAACTAGTAAGAAACACAGCTGTAAACGTGCTTAACGCCAAGTACTACTCTACGGCTGACCAAGTGGAAAACTGTATCAAGCCATATAAATATGAAATTGATCTGGAGGACCGCGACTGGTCTATTGCCCGTGAGCATTCTGTTTCCTTGATGAAGGAGGAGTTACGCCAATGTGATGAGCGCTTCAATATGATTAAAAACACTGTAGGAACAAGGAAATTACAGCAAGTTATGCAATACTTGAAGACTGACCCTTCTCGTAAAGAATCTCTGGGATTCTCAACCATGATGTTAGAACGTGGTACTGAGGCTCTCTTCCTACAAGAACGTTCTTCATTACTAGGTTTCAGATTGAAGCTTCTAAAGAACCAATGTAACTCCACAGCACAGAAGGACAAGTGCCCAGAGGTCTTTCTTAATGCAGTAAGCGATAAACTTacatcaacagcagtttTATTTCTAAATGTTGAACTTCTAAGCGATTTCTTCTATAACTTCCCCATAGAATTGGACAGAAAACTCGGAGAATTGAACAACGAACAAATTGAAATGTTCGCAAAGGAAGACCCTCGCATCGCCAGGCATATTGAACTACAAAAGCGCAAAGAACTTTTGGAGCTCGCTCTAGAAAAAATCGACTCCATATTGGTCTTTAGGAAAAGCTATAAAGGTTTAACAGCAACCTAG
- the RPB10 gene encoding DNA-directed RNA polymerase core subunit RPB10 (Syntenic homolog of Ashbya gossypii ACR163W; Syntenic homolog of Saccharomyces cerevisiae YOR210W (RPB10)) yields the protein MIVPVRCFSCGKVVGDKWEAYLNMLQEEELDEGTALSRLGLTRYCCRRMILTHVDLIEKFLRYNPLEKRD from the coding sequence ATGATTGTGCCAGTTAGATGTTTTTCATGTGGGAAGGTTGTTGGAGACAAATGGGAAGCGTACTTGAACATGTTgcaagaagaagaacttgatGAGGGCACTGCTTTATCTAGATTAGGTCTAACGAGATATTGCTGCAGAAGAATGATTCTAACACATGTCGATTTGATTGAGAAATTCTTAAGATACAATCCATTAGAAAAGAGAGATTAG
- the NAN1 gene encoding Nan1p (Syntenic homolog of Ashbya gossypii ACR162C; Syntenic homolog of Saccharomyces cerevisiae YPL126W (NAN1)) has protein sequence MQQKYKLAIVSGGKVSISRAENRSSTHKIVVSLTHDEDNFIVPFNNQLKIYSIETRQCVKTLKFSNNSVLNEIFCTDDRVSVMHIALGDVSMEDDSQTKDKITLFSSNNHVIVINYKGKLVDEPKHWKLEFPNPEESVFKVFTDDNGRTTKLCTVFENSSSTYTYNIYSYSSGEVEHIKSYEGVLLSTWSKNDRYIGFLIKGENGKKQVILESLQDKNFTKTFPLPLVNASSSKNAHFVTSMALDGTGEQLALGFASGVISLVNTGDFSTRLLKWHIDSVLSMSFNVDGSYLLSGGWEKVVSFWQLSTNRQQFLPRLNGTIIDCSVVHEKYFSLALQMTQNVTNADYQVLLMKFTDLHSRLAINGPLPVFKSAVKDAIQPISAMNTKASISGSKLHQSKKKRDRKLKRKKQDYTVFFAIHPVTKHLYFPHKSALQAMDFYKNEQVSYQYLSLGINNAMGKVRGELNLKDPEIQQVHFTSDGKWMVTYEVEYPPEGLLSSNDNSHILKFWILDDTNEWQLKTKVLNPHSVNVPITSITMAPVSINASYGCITADNNGGLKYWSFNSKEKNWCLTKMALPNFSHYSNNVSVVWSRDGSLIFHAFDDKLSIIDFTTFGKFEPEDSKRLETIALDSAVQCVKLVNDTMLVIVTKTVLNFLNLLSGQLVSSFDLYPYINGMYKPGCLSRLISCDEKNGTLALVINKQKTDQEDNATASYESKVLVFNANVPRLIATFSHNEYISCIAWNHNTDFIFIDIQCKLGLVSTTTSFEMLDELNNEGAFDGLLVGKSDFEEQLRNLSKQNERNLPTDDNEEAEIEFINSQTTNKVINMNSFTSMFENIDNIQLDTLFDRVMRVLS, from the coding sequence ATGCAGCAGAAATACAAGCTAGCGATTGTATCTGGTGGGAAGGTATCAATTTCCAGGGCCGAAAATCGGTCAAGTACTCATAAGATTGTTGTTTCTCTTACCCACGATGAGGATAATTTTATTGTACCGTTTAATAACCAATTAAAGATATACTCTATAGAAACAAGGCAGTGTGTTAAGACGTTAAAGTTTTCCAATAATAGTGTTTTGAATGAGATATTTTGTACTGATGATAGAGTATCGGTAATGCACATAGCACTAGGCGATGTTTCTATGGAAGATGATTCGCAGACTAAAGACAAAATTACTCTTTTTTCTAGTAATAATCATGTTATTGTAATTAACTATAAGGGTAAGTTGGTTGATGAACCTAAACATTGGAAGTTAGAATTTCCCAACCCCGAGGAGAGCGTTTTTAAGGTTTTTACTGATGATAATGGAAGAACGACAAAATTGTGTACGGTTTTTGAGAACTCCTCTTCTACCTATACTTATAACATTTACTCATACAGTTCAGGAGAGGTTGAGCATATCAAGAGTTACGAAGGTGTGTTGCTTTCTACATGGTCCAAAAATGATAGGTATATTGGGTTTCTGATTAAAGGCGAGAACGGGAAGAAACAGGTTATTCTGGAATCCTTACAAGATAAAAACTTCACTAAGACTTTCCCTCTTCCATTGGTTAATGCTTCTAGTTCAAAAAATGCCCATTTTGTAACAAGCATGGCTTTGGATGGAACTGGTGAACAGCTAGCACTAGGTTTTGCCTCTGGTGTCATTTCCCTTGTTAACACAGGTGATTTTTCTACCAGGTTGCTAAAGTGGCACATAGATTCCGTACTTTCCATGTCTTTTAATGTTGATGGTTCATATCTGTTATCTGGTGGTTGGGAAAAGGTTGTAAGCTTCTGGCAATTGTCCACGAACAGACAGCAGTTCTTGCCTCGTTTAAACGGTACGATAATCGATTGCTCTGTCGTTCACGAGAAGTACTTTTCCTTGGCCTTGCAGATGACTCAGAACGTAACTAATGCTGATTACCAAGtgttgttgatgaaattTACTGACTTGCATTCGCGGTTAGCTATAAATGGTCCACTGCCAGTATTTAAATCTGCGGTTAAGGATGCTATTCAGCCTATATCGGCAATGAACACTAAAGCTTCCATTTCAGGTTCCAAATTGCATCAGTCGAAGAAAAAGCGCGATAGAAAACTAAAACGGAAGAAGCAGGATTACACTGTCTTTTTCGCTATCCATCCCGTCACGAAACATCTTTATTTTCCACATAAATCCGCTTTGCAAGCTATGGACTTTTATAAGAACGAACAAGTCTCATATCAATACCTGTCTTTGGGCATTAATAATGCAATGGGTAAGGTTAGAGGCGAACTTAACTTAAAGGATCCAGAAATTCAACAAGTGCATTTCACTTCCGATGGAAAATGGATGGTTACCTATGAAGTTGAGTATCCTCCAGAGGGCCTTTTATCATCGAACGATAACTCCCACATTTTGAAGTTCTGGATTTTAGACGATACCAACGAATGGCAGCTAAAGACAAAAGTTTTAAATCCCCATTCAGTCAATGTTCCAATTACAAGTATTACTATGGCACCAGTGTCGATAAATGCATCATATGGCTGTATAACTGCAGACAACAACGGTGGTCTAAAGTATTGGTCATTCAACTCAAAAGAGAAGAACTGGTGTCTGACGAAAATGGCACTACCAAACTTTAGTCATTATAGCAATAACGTCTCTGTTGTCTGGTCTCGCGATGGCTCTTTGATTTTCCATGCATTTGATGATAAACTCTCCATTATAGATTTCACAACTTTTGGCAAGTTTGAGCCAGAGGACAGCAAGAGGTTGGAGACAATAGCGCTTGATTCAGCTGTACAATGTGTGAAATTAGTTAACGATACCATGTTGGTAATTGTTACGAAGACTGTCCTGAACTTTTTAAACCTACTTTCTGGACAGCTAGTAAGCAGCTTTGATCTTTATCCCTATATCAATGGCATGTATAAACCTGGTTGCCTTTCAAGATTAATAAGTTGCGATGAAAAGAATGGGACACTTGCATTGGTAATAAATAAGCAAAAGACAGATCAGGAAGATAATGCAACAGCAAGTTATGAATCGAAGGTTTTGGTTTTCAATGCTAATGTACCTAGGTTAATCGCAACGTTTTCACACAATGAATATATCTCCTGTATTGCATGGAACCATAACACAGACTTCATTTTTATTGACATTCAATGTAAGCTTGGATTGGTTAGTACTACTACAAGTTTTGAAATGTTAGATGAACTGAATAACGAGGGTGCATTTGATGGGTTGCTAGTTGGCAAGAGTGACTTCGAGGAACAGCTAAGAAATCTCTCGAAACAAAATGAAAGAAACCTTCCTACTGACGACAATGAAGAAGCAGAAATTGAGTTTATCAATAGCCAAACTACTAATAAAGTGATAAACATGAACAGCTTCACCAGCATGTTTGAAAACATCGATAATATTCAGCTCGACACCCTGTTTGATCGTGTTATGAGGGTATTATCATAA
- a CDS encoding HHL043Wp (Syntenic homolog of Ashbya gossypii ACR161C; Syntenic homolog of Ashbya gossypii NOHBY327 and Eremothecium cymbalariae Ecym_8311; No homolog in Saccharomyces cerevisiae), translating to MLKKKTSSLFKHVSYISYYLVQNKFKLHEFDLPTGISPKEFNSASSELLFNEDITLLHEKFPNRDDFTPCSACSEYNWDSTESCVSSQSENEGMEDENDWYIYDSRNNDPDDTGSGSDMDENYDFQRHDFFNQYESFSADYVDYY from the coding sequence ATGTTAAAGAAAAAGACCAGCTCTTTATTTAAGCATGTCAGCTATATCTCCTATTATTTGGTACAAAACAAATTTAAACTACATGAATTTGATCTCCCCACTGGTATATCTCCGAAGGAATTCAACAGTGCGTCCAGCGAACTACTGTTCAATGAAGATATAACGTTATTGCATGAAAAATTTCCAAATAGAGATGACTTTACGCCCTGCTCCGCATGCTCCGAATATAATTGGGATTCTACAGAATCTTGTGTATCAAGCCAATCAGAAAATGAGGGGATGGAAGACGAAAACGACTGGTATATATACGACTCACGAAATAATGACCCTGATGACACTGGTTCTGGATCCGATATGGATGAAAACTATGATTTTCAGAGGCACGACTTTTTTAACCAGTACGAAAGTTTCTCCGCAGACTACGTCGATTACTACTAA
- the NPT1 gene encoding nicotinate phosphoribosyltransferase (Syntenic homolog of Ashbya gossypii ACR160C; Syntenic homolog of Saccharomyces cerevisiae YOR209C (NPT1)) — translation MDEQVILSFLDTDMYKLTMHAAVYTNFPNAFVTYKYINRTPELHFNADAIDWLKKQISFLSNIRFTEDEIEYLRKVIPYLPENYFKYISNGEFCLKPNEQLAFSALPTDVDGMFNLEIVVKGLWSETILYEIPLLALISEAYFKFVDTDWSMDGQVQQAYEKAKMLFDNNISFTEFGTRRRRSLEVHNFVIEGILKAAHENTNATSLLLGTSNVYFARKYGIPPTGTVAHEWIMGVASATDDYINANKNSMDYWVKTFGWDDAGLALTDTFGTDQFLKSFLPPYSDAYAGVRQDSGDPITFTRKISDHYHNKLKYPSFSKTICYSDSLNPTKVLEYAKVAKQYGMKCSFGIGTNFTNDFYRHSNPNEKSEPLNIVIKLQEVNGNDAVKISDNIGKNIGDPDKVREVKKQLGYVETKWEGGNEAHRWA, via the coding sequence ATGGATGAACAGGTAATATTGTCATTTCTTGATACTGACATGTATAAGTTAACCATGCATGCCGCAGTGTATACCAACTTTCCAAATGCTTTTGTTACCTACAAATATATCAATAGGACTCCTGAATTACATTTTAACGCAGATGCTATTGATTGGCTTAAGAAGCAAATTTCTTTCCTCTCTAATATTCGCTTTACAGAAGATGAGATAGAGTATTTAAGAAAAGTTATCCCATATCTTCCAGAAAATTATTTCAAGTATATCTCTAATGGGGAGTTTTGCCTAAAACCCAATGAGCAGCTTGCATTTAGCGCTTTACCAACTGATGTTGATGGTATGTTTAATTTGGAGATAGTTGTGAAAGGCTTGTGGAGCGAAACTATACTCTATGAAATCCCACTTTTGGCATTAATTTCAGAGGCTTACTTCAAGTTTGTTGATACGGACTGGAGTATGGATGGTCAGGTTCAACAAGCGTATGAAAAAGCGAAAATGTTATTCGACAATAACATTTCTTTCACTGAATTTGGAACAAGACGTCGTAGATCACTAGAAGTTCACAATTTTGTTATAGAGGGCATCCTTAAAGCAGCACATGAAAATACCAATGCCACTTCGTTGCTTCTTGGTACATCGAATGTCTATTTTGCCAGAAAATACGGCATTCCTCCTACTGGAACGGTTGCTCATGAATGGATAATGGGCGTTGCATCTGCAACTGACGACTATATAAATGCAAACAAAAACTCTATGGATTACTGGGTCAAAACTTTTGGTTGGGATGATGCTGGACTTGCTCTAACTGATACCTTTGGAACCGATCAGTTCCTAAAATCGTTTCTTCCACCATATTCCGATGCATATGCTGGTGTTAGACAGGATTCTGGTGACCCAATAACATTTACTCGCAAGATATCCGATCATTATCATAACAAACTCAAATACCCTAGCTTTTCTAAAACGATTTGTTACTCAGATTCGCTAAATCCGACTAAGGTACTCGAATACGCGAAAGTCGCCAAGCAATACGGTATGAAATGCTCATTTGGAATCGGAACTAACTTTACTAATGACTTTTACCGTCATAGCAACCCCAATGAAAAGAGTGAACCATTGAATATAGTCATAAAGTTACAGGAAGTGAATGGTAATGACGCTGTTAAGATATCCGACAATATTGGGAAGAACATTGGCGACCCAGACAAGGTTCGAGAGGTTAAGAAACAACTAGGCTATGTAGAAACGAAATGGGAAGGTGGAAATGAAGCTCATAGATGGGCGTAG